One Pseudobutyrivibrio xylanivorans genomic window, TCGCAAAATATTACCATGATCAATCAAACCAATTCTTATAATACTCTAAATCAGGGCGTTTTACCATTTTTTATTTCAGATTGCTTGGATATCTGTGATCCGGTTTTTACTTTTGACGAACTCGTGGGAGGTATGAATCTTGAGAAGTATCTGAAAAATGTGCCAGAGCATAAGCTTGGCAGAATCAGATATAATCCAGTCAAAATGTTGAAAACCGTACTATTCGGTTTTATGAGTGAAGGATATATTTCACTAAGAGGACTTCAAGAAAACTGTAGGGTTAACATTCGATTTATGTATCTTATGGACAGGGAAACTCCTTCTTACAGAACCTTCAGCTATTTCATAAACGATGTGTTAAAGGATTCAATAGAGGATATTTTCAATGATATTAATCAGGAAATATTCAGCAGGCATAAAGTTGACCTGAATCATCTTTATATTGATGGTTCGAAGTTTGAAGCTAATGCTAACAAATATACTTGGGTATGGAAGAAGGCCACGGAAAAATCCCGTTACCGTCTTTTTGAAAAGATTACTAAATTACTGCAAGAAATCAACAGCGATCTTCAGTGGAGCGGAATCAAGATTGAGACTAATACAGAGTACATGCCTGAATATATGCGCCAGATAACAGAACGGTTTTCTGAGATATGGAAGCTTGATACTTCAACTTTTGTTTCAGGAAAAGGACATAGGAAAACCGTCCAGCAGAGACAGTACGAAAAGCTTGTAGAGTACACAACAAAGCTCAATGAATATGTCACAAAAATCAGCATCTGTGGAGAAAACAGGAACAGCTATTCAA contains:
- a CDS encoding IS1182 family transposase, which codes for MINQTNSYNTLNQGVLPFFISDCLDICDPVFTFDELVGGMNLEKYLKNVPEHKLGRIRYNPVKMLKTVLFGFMSEGYISLRGLQENCRVNIRFMYLMDRETPSYRTFSYFINDVLKDSIEDIFNDINQEIFSRHKVDLNHLYIDGSKFEANANKYTWVWKKATEKSRYRLFEKITKLLQEINSDLQWSGIKIETNTEYMPEYMRQITERFSEIWKLDTSTFVSGKGHRKTVQQRQYEKLVEYTTKLNEYVTKISICGENRNSYSKTDPSATFMRIKTDYMGNDQLLPAYNVQIGVADEYIAVVDVNQYRSDMDCFIPLMNKYYETYGFYPKYPVADAGYGSFNNYIFCEQKGMKKYMKFTMFKKETTDKKYHNDPFRAVNFEIGDDGKMRCPNGKSFNFLYRQHVKGNQYGRQEEVYQCEDCSGCPYASKCKKTDKNKTVRINEELTAMHQEVINNLESIQGALLRMNRSIQAEGTFGIIKNDRWYKRIVRKGIESVKLEVLLVSIGHNLYKYHNKKMRLQEAA